The Xiphophorus maculatus strain JP 163 A chromosome 21, X_maculatus-5.0-male, whole genome shotgun sequence genome window below encodes:
- the LOC102232931 gene encoding band 4.1-like protein 3 isoform X4, whose translation MTTEPSEAQPPEAEPFPEVAAHSTPKQGAEGPAQSSLAEDSSSLLSSGGRVARSPARTALGFRTMQTRVALLDGSQFTCIVEKRSRGLQLFEKVCDHLNLLERDYFSLSFRDADSNKNWLDPAKEIKKQVRGVPWNFSFNVKFYPPNPAQLSEDITRYFLCLQLRQDVVSGRLPCSFATHAVLGSYTVQSELGDYDSDECAPDYVSELCFAPNQTKEMEAKIMDLHRTLRGMSPAEAEMHFLENVKKLSMYGVDLHHAKMAGSRFDCLSAQSEDSEGVAIMLGVCNSGLLVYRDRLRINRFSWPKILKISYKRNNFYIKIRPGEFDQFESIIGFKLLNHRAAKRLWKVCVEHHSFFRLLSPEEPPKKFLSLGSKFRYSGRTQIQSRRASAQISRPAPNFPRCISKRNMLSRSLDGASRTTATSSLIGSPAITVSLKANGRAYSDMGSGLYAASKAIAVSDHIATVTRTLDDRREEPVEEVLLLLVQEEQKEEQKEERKTIEVSPESPPSPQKHDTKTELTDTVVDGDLTVTESDQDEDLKTQETLGSPEDIVQTSISALRRSFLEGEQGGGGMTEWDKRLAASPLRRADDAPMIEPLEPEEPKPSFDEISPELTALLKSTREQETFREHNLLKTSEKVETVFVLPESRDQDQDQDRDVADRFKVAPPPAHPLSPPDDDVTAQRPSRGDGGGASEGSGKREASDEDEDQDGSDEGSSDDDVISVLAQAAVDESTEAAVRQAGERDACGYHDNGESDDSQEEGDRTPPSPRPESRGSTSPTQQSPHEDEEVTMETQRPVPLRHVPVGPVPPSPLESLCPQRTPLPRVTCWTCPPESLCPSVTCLVLVPVKHFPMNVEDRLSPVVNSRCVSCVFQEVPVMRKTLTYEAPGSHGGADPPAGLLLSSQTFTAETSNTTTTTHITKMVKGGVSETRVEKRIVISGDTEEDHEQALAAALCEARRQHPELSVTRVVVHKETEVPPDHMIN comes from the exons atgacaacagagCCCAGTGAAGCCCAGCCCCCAGAGGCGGAGCCTTTCCCTGAAGTCGCCGCCCACTCCACACCTAAACAG GGAGCAGAGGGCCCAGCTCAGAGCTCATTGGCCGAGGACTCCAGCAGTCTGCTGTCGTCGGGCGGACGCGTCGCTCGCTCTCCGGCCAGAACCGCGCTGGGCTTCAGAACCATGCAGACCCGGGTGGCGCTACTGGACGGGTCGCAGTTCACCTGCATCGTGGAG AAACGATCTCGAGGTTTGCAGCTGTTTGAGAAAGTTTGTGATCACCTCAACCTGCTGGAGAGAGATTACTTCAGCCTGTCCTTCAGAGACGCAGACAGCAACAAG AACTGGTTGGATCCTGCAAAGGAGATCAAgaagcaggtcagag GCGTTCCCTGGAACTTCTCCTTTAACGTAAAGTTTTACCCTCCGAACCCGGCCCAGCTGTCTGAGGACATCACCAG GTACTTCCTGTGTCTGCAGCTCAGACAGGATGTCGTTTCCGGACGTCTTCCATGTTCCTTTGCAACTCACGCCGTTCTTGGTTCCTACACGGTTCAGTCGGAGCTCGGAGACTACGACTCTG ATGAATGTGCTCCAGACTACGTCAGTGAGTTGTGTTTCGctccaaaccaaaccaaagagATGGAGGCCAAGATCATGGATCTGCACCGGACCCTCAG AGGAATGAGTCCAGCAGAAGCCGAGATGCATTTCCTGGAGAATGTGAAGAAACTCTCCATGTACGGAGTGGACCTGCATCACGCCAAG ATGGCAGGAAGCCGTTTTGACTGCCTGTCTGCTCAATCAGAG GACTCGGAGGGCGTGGCCATCATGCTGGGCGTGTGTAACAGCGGGCTGCTGGTGTACAGAGACCGGCTGAGAATCAACCGATTCTCCTGGCCGAAGATCCTGAAGATTTCCTACAAACGGAACAACTTTTACATCAAGATCCGACCTGGAGAG TTTGACCAGTTTGAGTCCATCATTGGCTTCAAGCTGCTGAACCACAGAGCAGCCAAGCGGCTGTGGAAGGTGTGTGTGGAGCATCACTCCTTCTTCAG GCTGCTGTCTCCTGAGGAACCGCCAAAGAAGTTTCTCTCTCTGGGGTCAAAGTTTCGCTACAGCGGTCGGACCCAGATTCAGAGCCGCAGAGCCAGCGCTCAGATATCCAGACCCGCTCCCAACTTCCCACGATGCATCAGCAAGAGGAACATGCTGAGCCGGAGCCTGGACGGAG CTTCCAGGACCACAGCAACGTCTTCTCTGATTGGCTCTCCTGCCATCACTGTGTCGCTCAAAGCCAACGGTCGAGCTTACTCAG acatGGGCTCAGGACTGTATGCAGCATCAAAAGCCATCGCTGTCAGCGACCACATCGCCACGGTAACCAGGACGCTGGACGACAGGAGGGAGGAGCCAG ttgaggaggttctgctgctgctggtgcaggaggagcagaaagaggagcagaaagaggagaggaagacCATAGAGGTTTCTCCAGAAAGTCCTCCGTCTCCACAGAAACACGACACCAAG ACGGAGCTGACGGACACCGTCGTCGATGGCGACCTGACCGTGACCGAG TCTGATCAGGACGAAGACTTGAAGACTCAG GAGACGCTGGGCAGCCCAGAGGACATCGTCCAGACGTCCATCAGCGCGCTGCGGCGCTCCTtcctggagggagagcaggggggCGGCGGCATGACGGAGTGGGACAAACGCCTGGCCGCGTCTCCGCTGCGCCGCGCCGACGACGCGCCCATGATCGAACCGCTGGAGCCGGAGGAG CCCAAACCGTCCTTCGATGAAATATCTCCAGAACTGACGGCTCTGCTAAAGTCCACCAGAGAGCAAGAGACCTTCAGGGAACACAACCTGCTGAAG acgTCGGAGAAGGTGGAGACGGTCTTTGTCCTCCCAGAGTCCAGGGACCAGGATCAGGACCAGGACCGGGACGTCGCAGATCGCTTTAAGGTAGCCCCGCCCCCCGCTCATCCCCTGTCCCCCCCTGACGACGATGTCACAGCCCAGCGGCCCAGCCGTGGTGACGGGGGCGGAGCTAGCGAAGGCAGCGGTAAACGTGAGGCtagtgatgaagatgaggatcAGGATGGCAGTGATGAGGGTAGcagtgatgatgatgtcatcagcgTGCTCGCTCAGGCAGCCGTCGACGAATCGACGGAGGCTGCGGTCAGACAAGCCGGCGAGCGGGACGCCTGTGGTTACCATGACAACGGAGAGTCAGACGACTCCCAGGAGGAAGGAGATCGGACCCCGCCTTCACCCCGCCCCGAGTCCCGGGGCTCCACCAGCCCCACCCAACAGTCCCCACATGAGGACGAGGAGGTAACCATGGAGACGCAGAGACCCGTCCCACTGAGACATGTCCCAGTCGGTCCTGTCCCACCAAGTCCCCTAGAGTCCCTCTGTCCCCAGCGGACCCCGTTACCCCGCGTGACCTGTTGGACCTGTCCTCCTGAAAGTCTCTGTCCCAGTGTTACCTGCCTGGTTCTGGTACCGGTAAAACATTTCCCGATGAATGTGGAGGACCGGTTGTCTCCGGTTGTCAACAGTCGGTGTGTTTCCTGTGTGTTTCAGGAAGTCCCGGTGATGAGGAAGACTCTGACCTACGAAGCTCCCGGG AGCCACGGCGGCGCTGATCCCCCCGCCGGCCTCCTGCTGAGCTCCCAGACCTTCACCGCAGAGACGTccaacaccaccaccaccacccacATCACCAAG ATGGTGAAAGGAGGAGTTTCAGAAACCAGAGTGGAGAAAAGAATCGTCATATCTGGAGACACCGAGGAAGACCATGAGCAG GCCCTGGCGGCGGCGCTGTGCGAGGCGCGGCGGCAGCATCCTGAACTGTCCGTCACCAGAGTCGTCGTCCACAAAGAAACGGAGGTTCCTCCTGATCACATGATCAATTAG
- the LOC102232931 gene encoding band 4.1-like protein 3 isoform X1, whose amino-acid sequence MTTEPSEAQPPEAEPFPEVAAHSTPKQGAEGPAQSSLAEDSSSLLSSGGRVARSPARTALGFRTMQTRVALLDGSQFTCIVEKRSRGLQLFEKVCDHLNLLERDYFSLSFRDADSNKNWLDPAKEIKKQVRGVPWNFSFNVKFYPPNPAQLSEDITRYFLCLQLRQDVVSGRLPCSFATHAVLGSYTVQSELGDYDSDECAPDYVSELCFAPNQTKEMEAKIMDLHRTLRGMSPAEAEMHFLENVKKLSMYGVDLHHAKMAGSRFDCLSAQSEDSEGVAIMLGVCNSGLLVYRDRLRINRFSWPKILKISYKRNNFYIKIRPGEFDQFESIIGFKLLNHRAAKRLWKVCVEHHSFFRLLSPEEPPKKFLSLGSKFRYSGRTQIQSRRASAQISRPAPNFPRCISKRNMLSRSLDGASRTTATSSLIGSPAITVSLKANGRAYSDMGSGLYAASKAIAVSDHIATVTRTLDDRREEPVEEVLLLLVQEEQKEEQKEERKTIEVSPESPPSPQKHDTKTELTDTVVDGDLTVTESDQDEDLKTQETLGSPEDIVQTSISALRRSFLEGEQGGGGMTEWDKRLAASPLRRADDAPMIEPLEPEEPKPSFDEISPELTALLKSTREQETFREHNLLKTSEKVETVFVLPESRDQDQDQDRDVADRFKVAPPPAHPLSPPDDDVTAQRPSRGDGGGASEGSGKREASDEDEDQDGSDEGSSDDDVISVLAQAAVDESTEAAVRQAGERDACGYHDNGESDDSQEEGDRTPPSPRPESRGSTSPTQQSPHEDEEVTMETQRPVPLRHVPVGPVPPSPLESLCPQRTPLPRVTCWTCPPESLCPSVTCLVLVPVKHFPMNVEDRLSPVVNSRCVSCVFQEVPVMRKTLTYEAPGSHGGADPPAGLLLSSQTFTAETSNTTTTTHITKMVKGGVSETRVEKRIVISGDTEEDHEQVPSEPIRTCRTHLVAQPLSVSLHQHARPKGPTRTCWSESYRSTSWQNQGNSWRCRDLRTGTWGRVRSSPGLIRS is encoded by the exons atgacaacagagCCCAGTGAAGCCCAGCCCCCAGAGGCGGAGCCTTTCCCTGAAGTCGCCGCCCACTCCACACCTAAACAG GGAGCAGAGGGCCCAGCTCAGAGCTCATTGGCCGAGGACTCCAGCAGTCTGCTGTCGTCGGGCGGACGCGTCGCTCGCTCTCCGGCCAGAACCGCGCTGGGCTTCAGAACCATGCAGACCCGGGTGGCGCTACTGGACGGGTCGCAGTTCACCTGCATCGTGGAG AAACGATCTCGAGGTTTGCAGCTGTTTGAGAAAGTTTGTGATCACCTCAACCTGCTGGAGAGAGATTACTTCAGCCTGTCCTTCAGAGACGCAGACAGCAACAAG AACTGGTTGGATCCTGCAAAGGAGATCAAgaagcaggtcagag GCGTTCCCTGGAACTTCTCCTTTAACGTAAAGTTTTACCCTCCGAACCCGGCCCAGCTGTCTGAGGACATCACCAG GTACTTCCTGTGTCTGCAGCTCAGACAGGATGTCGTTTCCGGACGTCTTCCATGTTCCTTTGCAACTCACGCCGTTCTTGGTTCCTACACGGTTCAGTCGGAGCTCGGAGACTACGACTCTG ATGAATGTGCTCCAGACTACGTCAGTGAGTTGTGTTTCGctccaaaccaaaccaaagagATGGAGGCCAAGATCATGGATCTGCACCGGACCCTCAG AGGAATGAGTCCAGCAGAAGCCGAGATGCATTTCCTGGAGAATGTGAAGAAACTCTCCATGTACGGAGTGGACCTGCATCACGCCAAG ATGGCAGGAAGCCGTTTTGACTGCCTGTCTGCTCAATCAGAG GACTCGGAGGGCGTGGCCATCATGCTGGGCGTGTGTAACAGCGGGCTGCTGGTGTACAGAGACCGGCTGAGAATCAACCGATTCTCCTGGCCGAAGATCCTGAAGATTTCCTACAAACGGAACAACTTTTACATCAAGATCCGACCTGGAGAG TTTGACCAGTTTGAGTCCATCATTGGCTTCAAGCTGCTGAACCACAGAGCAGCCAAGCGGCTGTGGAAGGTGTGTGTGGAGCATCACTCCTTCTTCAG GCTGCTGTCTCCTGAGGAACCGCCAAAGAAGTTTCTCTCTCTGGGGTCAAAGTTTCGCTACAGCGGTCGGACCCAGATTCAGAGCCGCAGAGCCAGCGCTCAGATATCCAGACCCGCTCCCAACTTCCCACGATGCATCAGCAAGAGGAACATGCTGAGCCGGAGCCTGGACGGAG CTTCCAGGACCACAGCAACGTCTTCTCTGATTGGCTCTCCTGCCATCACTGTGTCGCTCAAAGCCAACGGTCGAGCTTACTCAG acatGGGCTCAGGACTGTATGCAGCATCAAAAGCCATCGCTGTCAGCGACCACATCGCCACGGTAACCAGGACGCTGGACGACAGGAGGGAGGAGCCAG ttgaggaggttctgctgctgctggtgcaggaggagcagaaagaggagcagaaagaggagaggaagacCATAGAGGTTTCTCCAGAAAGTCCTCCGTCTCCACAGAAACACGACACCAAG ACGGAGCTGACGGACACCGTCGTCGATGGCGACCTGACCGTGACCGAG TCTGATCAGGACGAAGACTTGAAGACTCAG GAGACGCTGGGCAGCCCAGAGGACATCGTCCAGACGTCCATCAGCGCGCTGCGGCGCTCCTtcctggagggagagcaggggggCGGCGGCATGACGGAGTGGGACAAACGCCTGGCCGCGTCTCCGCTGCGCCGCGCCGACGACGCGCCCATGATCGAACCGCTGGAGCCGGAGGAG CCCAAACCGTCCTTCGATGAAATATCTCCAGAACTGACGGCTCTGCTAAAGTCCACCAGAGAGCAAGAGACCTTCAGGGAACACAACCTGCTGAAG acgTCGGAGAAGGTGGAGACGGTCTTTGTCCTCCCAGAGTCCAGGGACCAGGATCAGGACCAGGACCGGGACGTCGCAGATCGCTTTAAGGTAGCCCCGCCCCCCGCTCATCCCCTGTCCCCCCCTGACGACGATGTCACAGCCCAGCGGCCCAGCCGTGGTGACGGGGGCGGAGCTAGCGAAGGCAGCGGTAAACGTGAGGCtagtgatgaagatgaggatcAGGATGGCAGTGATGAGGGTAGcagtgatgatgatgtcatcagcgTGCTCGCTCAGGCAGCCGTCGACGAATCGACGGAGGCTGCGGTCAGACAAGCCGGCGAGCGGGACGCCTGTGGTTACCATGACAACGGAGAGTCAGACGACTCCCAGGAGGAAGGAGATCGGACCCCGCCTTCACCCCGCCCCGAGTCCCGGGGCTCCACCAGCCCCACCCAACAGTCCCCACATGAGGACGAGGAGGTAACCATGGAGACGCAGAGACCCGTCCCACTGAGACATGTCCCAGTCGGTCCTGTCCCACCAAGTCCCCTAGAGTCCCTCTGTCCCCAGCGGACCCCGTTACCCCGCGTGACCTGTTGGACCTGTCCTCCTGAAAGTCTCTGTCCCAGTGTTACCTGCCTGGTTCTGGTACCGGTAAAACATTTCCCGATGAATGTGGAGGACCGGTTGTCTCCGGTTGTCAACAGTCGGTGTGTTTCCTGTGTGTTTCAGGAAGTCCCGGTGATGAGGAAGACTCTGACCTACGAAGCTCCCGGG AGCCACGGCGGCGCTGATCCCCCCGCCGGCCTCCTGCTGAGCTCCCAGACCTTCACCGCAGAGACGTccaacaccaccaccaccacccacATCACCAAG ATGGTGAAAGGAGGAGTTTCAGAAACCAGAGTGGAGAAAAGAATCGTCATATCTGGAGACACCGAGGAAGACCATGAGCAGGTACCATCAGAACCCATCAGAACCTGCAGGACTCACCTTGTTGCACAGCCTCTGAGCGTCTCTCTTCACCAACACGCCCGACCCAAAGGCCCGACCAGAACCTGCTGGTCCGAGTCCTACAGGTCCACCAGCTGGCAGAACCAGGGAAACTCCTGGAGATGCAGGGATCTGAGGACCGGGACCTGGGGCCGAGTCCGATCCAGTCCCGGTTTGATCCGGTCCTGA
- the LOC102232931 gene encoding band 4.1-like protein 3 isoform X5 has translation MTTEPSEAQPPEAEPFPEVAAHSTPKQGAEGPAQSSLAEDSSSLLSSGGRVARSPARTALGFRTMQTRVALLDGSQFTCIVEKRSRGLQLFEKVCDHLNLLERDYFSLSFRDADSNKNWLDPAKEIKKQVRGVPWNFSFNVKFYPPNPAQLSEDITRYFLCLQLRQDVVSGRLPCSFATHAVLGSYTVQSELGDYDSDECAPDYVSELCFAPNQTKEMEAKIMDLHRTLRGMSPAEAEMHFLENVKKLSMYGVDLHHAKDSEGVAIMLGVCNSGLLVYRDRLRINRFSWPKILKISYKRNNFYIKIRPGEFDQFESIIGFKLLNHRAAKRLWKVCVEHHSFFRLLSPEEPPKKFLSLGSKFRYSGRTQIQSRRASAQISRPAPNFPRCISKRNMLSRSLDGDMGSGLYAASKAIAVSDHIATVTRTLDDRREEPVEEVLLLLVQEEQKEEQKEERKTIEVSPESPPSPQKHDTKTELTDTVVDGDLTVTESDQDEDLKTQETLGSPEDIVQTSISALRRSFLEGEQGGGGMTEWDKRLAASPLRRADDAPMIEPLEPEEPKPSFDEISPELTALLKSTREQETFREHNLLKTSEKVETVFVLPESRDQDQDQDRDVADRFKVAPPPAHPLSPPDDDVTAQRPSRGDGGGASEGSGKREASDEDEDQDGSDEGSSDDDVISVLAQAAVDESTEAAVRQAGERDACGYHDNGESDDSQEEGDRTPPSPRPESRGSTSPTQQSPHEDEEVTMETQRPVPLRHVPVGPVPPSPLESLCPQRTPLPRVTCWTCPPESLCPSVTCLVLVPVKHFPMNVEDRLSPVVNSRCVSCVFQEVPVMRKTLTYEAPGSHGGADPPAGLLLSSQTFTAETSNTTTTTHITKMVKGGVSETRVEKRIVISGDTEEDHEQVPSEPIRTCRTHLVAQPLSVSLHQHARPKGPTRTCWSESYRSTSWQNQGNSWRCRDLRTGTWGRVRSSPGLIRS, from the exons atgacaacagagCCCAGTGAAGCCCAGCCCCCAGAGGCGGAGCCTTTCCCTGAAGTCGCCGCCCACTCCACACCTAAACAG GGAGCAGAGGGCCCAGCTCAGAGCTCATTGGCCGAGGACTCCAGCAGTCTGCTGTCGTCGGGCGGACGCGTCGCTCGCTCTCCGGCCAGAACCGCGCTGGGCTTCAGAACCATGCAGACCCGGGTGGCGCTACTGGACGGGTCGCAGTTCACCTGCATCGTGGAG AAACGATCTCGAGGTTTGCAGCTGTTTGAGAAAGTTTGTGATCACCTCAACCTGCTGGAGAGAGATTACTTCAGCCTGTCCTTCAGAGACGCAGACAGCAACAAG AACTGGTTGGATCCTGCAAAGGAGATCAAgaagcaggtcagag GCGTTCCCTGGAACTTCTCCTTTAACGTAAAGTTTTACCCTCCGAACCCGGCCCAGCTGTCTGAGGACATCACCAG GTACTTCCTGTGTCTGCAGCTCAGACAGGATGTCGTTTCCGGACGTCTTCCATGTTCCTTTGCAACTCACGCCGTTCTTGGTTCCTACACGGTTCAGTCGGAGCTCGGAGACTACGACTCTG ATGAATGTGCTCCAGACTACGTCAGTGAGTTGTGTTTCGctccaaaccaaaccaaagagATGGAGGCCAAGATCATGGATCTGCACCGGACCCTCAG AGGAATGAGTCCAGCAGAAGCCGAGATGCATTTCCTGGAGAATGTGAAGAAACTCTCCATGTACGGAGTGGACCTGCATCACGCCAAG GACTCGGAGGGCGTGGCCATCATGCTGGGCGTGTGTAACAGCGGGCTGCTGGTGTACAGAGACCGGCTGAGAATCAACCGATTCTCCTGGCCGAAGATCCTGAAGATTTCCTACAAACGGAACAACTTTTACATCAAGATCCGACCTGGAGAG TTTGACCAGTTTGAGTCCATCATTGGCTTCAAGCTGCTGAACCACAGAGCAGCCAAGCGGCTGTGGAAGGTGTGTGTGGAGCATCACTCCTTCTTCAG GCTGCTGTCTCCTGAGGAACCGCCAAAGAAGTTTCTCTCTCTGGGGTCAAAGTTTCGCTACAGCGGTCGGACCCAGATTCAGAGCCGCAGAGCCAGCGCTCAGATATCCAGACCCGCTCCCAACTTCCCACGATGCATCAGCAAGAGGAACATGCTGAGCCGGAGCCTGGACGGAG acatGGGCTCAGGACTGTATGCAGCATCAAAAGCCATCGCTGTCAGCGACCACATCGCCACGGTAACCAGGACGCTGGACGACAGGAGGGAGGAGCCAG ttgaggaggttctgctgctgctggtgcaggaggagcagaaagaggagcagaaagaggagaggaagacCATAGAGGTTTCTCCAGAAAGTCCTCCGTCTCCACAGAAACACGACACCAAG ACGGAGCTGACGGACACCGTCGTCGATGGCGACCTGACCGTGACCGAG TCTGATCAGGACGAAGACTTGAAGACTCAG GAGACGCTGGGCAGCCCAGAGGACATCGTCCAGACGTCCATCAGCGCGCTGCGGCGCTCCTtcctggagggagagcaggggggCGGCGGCATGACGGAGTGGGACAAACGCCTGGCCGCGTCTCCGCTGCGCCGCGCCGACGACGCGCCCATGATCGAACCGCTGGAGCCGGAGGAG CCCAAACCGTCCTTCGATGAAATATCTCCAGAACTGACGGCTCTGCTAAAGTCCACCAGAGAGCAAGAGACCTTCAGGGAACACAACCTGCTGAAG acgTCGGAGAAGGTGGAGACGGTCTTTGTCCTCCCAGAGTCCAGGGACCAGGATCAGGACCAGGACCGGGACGTCGCAGATCGCTTTAAGGTAGCCCCGCCCCCCGCTCATCCCCTGTCCCCCCCTGACGACGATGTCACAGCCCAGCGGCCCAGCCGTGGTGACGGGGGCGGAGCTAGCGAAGGCAGCGGTAAACGTGAGGCtagtgatgaagatgaggatcAGGATGGCAGTGATGAGGGTAGcagtgatgatgatgtcatcagcgTGCTCGCTCAGGCAGCCGTCGACGAATCGACGGAGGCTGCGGTCAGACAAGCCGGCGAGCGGGACGCCTGTGGTTACCATGACAACGGAGAGTCAGACGACTCCCAGGAGGAAGGAGATCGGACCCCGCCTTCACCCCGCCCCGAGTCCCGGGGCTCCACCAGCCCCACCCAACAGTCCCCACATGAGGACGAGGAGGTAACCATGGAGACGCAGAGACCCGTCCCACTGAGACATGTCCCAGTCGGTCCTGTCCCACCAAGTCCCCTAGAGTCCCTCTGTCCCCAGCGGACCCCGTTACCCCGCGTGACCTGTTGGACCTGTCCTCCTGAAAGTCTCTGTCCCAGTGTTACCTGCCTGGTTCTGGTACCGGTAAAACATTTCCCGATGAATGTGGAGGACCGGTTGTCTCCGGTTGTCAACAGTCGGTGTGTTTCCTGTGTGTTTCAGGAAGTCCCGGTGATGAGGAAGACTCTGACCTACGAAGCTCCCGGG AGCCACGGCGGCGCTGATCCCCCCGCCGGCCTCCTGCTGAGCTCCCAGACCTTCACCGCAGAGACGTccaacaccaccaccaccacccacATCACCAAG ATGGTGAAAGGAGGAGTTTCAGAAACCAGAGTGGAGAAAAGAATCGTCATATCTGGAGACACCGAGGAAGACCATGAGCAGGTACCATCAGAACCCATCAGAACCTGCAGGACTCACCTTGTTGCACAGCCTCTGAGCGTCTCTCTTCACCAACACGCCCGACCCAAAGGCCCGACCAGAACCTGCTGGTCCGAGTCCTACAGGTCCACCAGCTGGCAGAACCAGGGAAACTCCTGGAGATGCAGGGATCTGAGGACCGGGACCTGGGGCCGAGTCCGATCCAGTCCCGGTTTGATCCGGTCCTGA